The genomic window TCCAAATTCACTTGGACCTTGCATGGTTACATATACATCGTGGTTGATATGTTTAAAGCTTCTATTTAAGGGTTCAGGCCATTCGGCTACTGGCAATCGAATGATGTGTTCGGTATAGTAGTTATTGACCACCAATTCCATATAACGTGCGTTGGTATAATCTTCCTTAGCCTCGTACACCATGATTTCCTTCAATACTTCAGGATCTAGTTTAGGTGCTAACACTTCATCTGAATACTTTTGATAATCAGGGATGGAAGGTACCATATTAGAAATGATCAATCCTTTTAAGTGCTGCTGATATTTCAATGCATATTGCATGCCTAAAATACCGCCCCACGATTGTCCATACAAATAAAAATTATCGTTAGTCAAGCCCAAAGCAATGCGTACTTGTTCTACTTCTTCCACAAAACGATCTAAATCCCAAAGAGATAAGTCTTTTGGTTGATCGCTGTAATAAGACCCCAATTGATCGTAATAATAATATTCGATGCCTTCGTTTGGAATGTAGCCATCAAAAGATTCATAAATTTCATGCGTCATTCCAGGCCCTCCATGTAATAAAAGTACTTTCATGGTTGGATTGTTTCCAACACGCTTGGTCCACACATTGAACTCCCCTTTTGGGGTTGAAATGGGAATCATTTTAATACCCCCTAAATATTGATCCTCTTTTTGAGAACTGTCTAAATAGTCGGAGTCTGAAGTATTAATAGATGTTTTAATTTCTGTTTTACAAGCTGTTAACAGAAAAGAAAAAAGAAGAATGTACACTAAATTGGTTTGCATTGTGATTAGATTTTAAGTAAATATAAGTGTTTAAAGTGAATTTTTCATGATTGTTTCCACCACTTCCGGGTTTAGCAAGGTGCTGATGTCTCCTAAATTAGAAGTATCCTTACTGGCAATTTTACGAAGAATCCGACGCATAATTTTACCAGAACGTGTTTTTGGAAGTCCTGAAGTAAACTGAATTTTATCAAGTTTTGCGATAGGCCCAATTTGTTTACTAATCAATTGATTGATTTCGGCTTTTAAACTATCATTAGAGATATCCGAATTTTTTAAGGTTACAAATCCGTACAAAGCACTGCCTTTTATATCGTGAGGATACCCCACAATCGCCGATTCCGCTACGTTTGGATGCTCATTAATCGCATCTTCGATAGGAGCCGTTCCAAGGTTGTGTCCCGATACAATAATGACATCATCCACCCGACCTGTAATCCGATAATGCCCATTTTCATCTCTTAGTGCGCCATCGCCTGTAAAATACTTTTGATCGTAAGCAGAGAAATACGTCTCTTTATAGCGTTGATGATTTCCCCAAATAGTACGTGCCATAGATGGCCAGGGGAATTTAATACACAAACGTCCTTCGACAGAATTGCCCTCTAACTCTACCCCATTTTCATCCATCAATGCGGGTTGAATTCCCATAAATGGCAGGGTTGCAAACGCTGGTTTTCCTTCGAAACTGTTGGGGATGGGGGAAATCATAATCCCTCCCGTTTCGGTTTGCCACCAAGTATCCACAATAGGACATTTATTTTTTCCGATATGGTCATTGTACCAATGCCAAGCTTCTTCATTAATGGGTTCTCCGACCGTTCCTAGAATTTTTAAAGACGATAAATCATAAGGAGTCACCACCTCTAAACCTTCTTTAGCCAACGCTCTTATGGCAGTGGGTGCGGTATAAAATTGGGTCACCTTATGTTTTTCGACAATGGACCAAAAACGACCGTAATCAGGGTAACTCGGCACACCTTCAAACATCAAGGTCGTAGCGCCGTTTAACAGTGGTCCATACACAATATAACTGTGGCCCGTAATCCAACCAATATCGGCCGTACACCAATAAACATCATTAGGTTCGTATTGAAATATATTTTTAAAGGTATAGGCGGTATATACCATATAA from Formosa sp. Hel1_33_131 includes these protein-coding regions:
- the acs gene encoding acetate--CoA ligase, which encodes MIKFEIKNSEDYNKNYSAAIQNPEEFWATIAKKNFTWKRPWSKVLDWDFSIPKVSWFEGAQLNITENCIDRHLETKGDKTAILFEPNNPNEPSEAITYNELHKRVNQFANVLNSKGIQKGDRVCIYLPMIPELAISVLACARIGAIHSVVFAGFSATALSTRINDCDCKMVITSDGGYRGAKTIDLKSIVDTALLDCDGIESVLVAKRIHSDIPMVSGRDFWLQPLLDTASEKCEATVMDAEDPLFILYTSGSTGQPKGMVHTTAGYMVYTAYTFKNIFQYEPNDVYWCTADIGWITGHSYIVYGPLLNGATTLMFEGVPSYPDYGRFWSIVEKHKVTQFYTAPTAIRALAKEGLEVVTPYDLSSLKILGTVGEPINEEAWHWYNDHIGKNKCPIVDTWWQTETGGIMISPIPNSFEGKPAFATLPFMGIQPALMDENGVELEGNSVEGRLCIKFPWPSMARTIWGNHQRYKETYFSAYDQKYFTGDGALRDENGHYRITGRVDDVIIVSGHNLGTAPIEDAINEHPNVAESAIVGYPHDIKGSALYGFVTLKNSDISNDSLKAEINQLISKQIGPIAKLDKIQFTSGLPKTRSGKIMRRILRKIASKDTSNLGDISTLLNPEVVETIMKNSL
- a CDS encoding proline iminopeptidase-family hydrolase: MQTNLVYILLFSFLLTACKTEIKTSINTSDSDYLDSSQKEDQYLGGIKMIPISTPKGEFNVWTKRVGNNPTMKVLLLHGGPGMTHEIYESFDGYIPNEGIEYYYYDQLGSYYSDQPKDLSLWDLDRFVEEVEQVRIALGLTNDNFYLYGQSWGGILGMQYALKYQQHLKGLIISNMVPSIPDYQKYSDEVLAPKLDPEVLKEIMVYEAKEDYTNARYMELVVNNYYTEHIIRLPVAEWPEPLNRSFKHINHDVYVTMQGPSEFGIKGDANLKYWDVKADLHKITVPTLSIGATYDTMDPEQMKFISEEVQNGRFLLCPNGSHLSQFDDQKIYFEGLIKFIKDVDTGAF